A window of the Streptomyces albireticuli genome harbors these coding sequences:
- a CDS encoding polysaccharide lyase 6 family protein translates to MKRRTFLTGTLLGAAGLAAVPFGASAAPVTVSSLDALQKAIDRAVPGDRIVVADGTYTVPSGGALRVSGKNGTGDAPITIVAESRGGAVLQGERGFVFSGSSNIVVSGFAFRQSSTLEIPANSSRIRLTRNDFKFADVSGLDWVVVRGDDVKIDRNRFHDRTTEGIFVVLDGADDKTVAQNLTLLRNHFSRHSFAGDNGGEAVRLGDSARALLVANAVVEHNLFEKCDGDPEAVSVKTSGNTVQYNTVRDSRGGIVLRHGNGSTVQGNYLLGGKEGIRVYGNDHLVVNNYLGGLSGRALVIGSGTTRDHHTGESKAERRGNDACDRAVIVHNTLAGNAGTLSGEGRDHAPQDVVVADNLLVASAGSLVAMGKSSGFTWQGNILWGAASDGNIPSGGFRRVDPLLRQESDGVFRLSAGSPAIGAATLKSRSVTEDIDGHPRGGARDVGADQYTTAAPVRRPLTAADVGPNAA, encoded by the coding sequence ATGAAAAGACGTACCTTCCTCACCGGCACCCTGCTGGGCGCCGCCGGGCTCGCCGCCGTACCGTTCGGCGCCTCGGCCGCCCCGGTGACGGTGAGTTCCCTGGACGCCCTCCAGAAGGCGATCGACCGCGCGGTGCCCGGCGACCGGATAGTCGTGGCCGACGGCACGTACACCGTCCCGTCGGGGGGCGCCCTTCGTGTCTCGGGGAAGAACGGCACCGGCGACGCGCCGATCACCATCGTCGCGGAGTCCCGTGGCGGCGCGGTGCTCCAGGGCGAGCGCGGCTTCGTCTTCAGCGGTTCGAGCAACATCGTCGTCAGCGGCTTCGCCTTCCGGCAGAGCAGCACGCTGGAGATCCCGGCGAACTCCTCGCGCATCCGGCTGACCCGCAACGACTTCAAGTTCGCCGATGTCAGCGGCCTGGACTGGGTCGTCGTCCGCGGCGACGACGTCAAGATCGACCGGAACCGGTTCCACGACAGGACCACCGAGGGCATCTTCGTCGTCCTCGACGGCGCCGACGACAAGACCGTCGCCCAGAACCTGACCCTGCTCAGGAACCACTTCTCCCGCCACAGCTTCGCCGGCGACAACGGCGGAGAGGCCGTCCGGCTCGGCGACAGCGCCCGGGCGCTGCTCGTCGCGAACGCGGTCGTGGAGCACAACCTGTTCGAGAAGTGCGACGGAGACCCCGAGGCCGTCTCGGTGAAGACCTCGGGCAACACCGTCCAGTACAACACCGTCCGCGACAGCCGTGGCGGGATCGTGCTGCGGCACGGCAACGGTTCCACCGTGCAGGGCAACTACCTGCTCGGCGGCAAGGAGGGCATCCGCGTCTACGGCAACGACCATCTGGTCGTCAACAACTACCTCGGCGGCCTGTCCGGCCGCGCCCTCGTGATCGGCAGCGGCACCACCCGTGACCACCACACCGGCGAGTCGAAGGCGGAGAGGCGGGGCAACGACGCGTGCGACCGCGCGGTGATCGTGCACAACACGCTGGCCGGCAACGCCGGGACGCTCTCGGGCGAGGGGCGTGACCACGCGCCCCAGGACGTGGTCGTCGCCGACAACCTCCTGGTCGCGAGCGCCGGCAGCCTGGTCGCGATGGGGAAGAGCTCCGGCTTCACCTGGCAGGGCAACATCCTGTGGGGCGCCGCGTCCGACGGCAACATCCCCTCCGGCGGATTCCGCCGCGTCGACCCGCTGCTCCGGCAGGAGTCCGACGGGGTGTTCCGGCTGTCGGCGGGCAGCCCCGCGATCGGAGCGGCGACGCTGAAGAGCCGGTCCGTCACCGAGGACATCGACGGCCACCCGCGCGGCGGCGCCCGTGACGTCGGCGCGGACCAGTACACGACGGCGGCTCCGGTCCGGCGCCCCCTCACGGCCGCGGACGTGGGCCCGAACGCCGCCTGA
- the rox gene encoding rifampin monooxygenase, with translation MIDVIVVGSGPTGLMLACELRLAGVRTVVLEKLTEPTAESRGRGLHVRSVEVMDQRGMLERFRAVSEPFSVGGPFAAFPTPWPEQADTAHPYGLAMPQPVTERVLAERAAELGAEVRRGCEVAGLSQDEDGVTVELADGTRLRSRYVVGCDGGRSAVRKLLGVGFPGEPAKVETLLGMLELTADPATVAAVTAEVAKTETRFGTVPGEDGVYRVIVPADGVAEDRAAPTLEEFKERLREVAGTDFGAHSPRWLSRFGDATRQAERYRVGRVMLAGDAAHIHPPIGGQGLNLGVQDAFNLGWKLAAEVNGWAPEGLLDTYHAERHPVGARVVSNTRAQGVLLGTDAGATALKELFAELLKFEAVNRYVTEMITAIDVRYDFGEGHELLGRRLRDVQLKQGRLYELMRDGRGLLLDRTGMLSVEGWADRVDHVVDISEELDVPAVLLRPDGHVAWVGEDQADLLGELPKWFGAATG, from the coding sequence ATGATCGACGTGATAGTCGTCGGCAGCGGACCGACCGGGTTGATGCTGGCCTGCGAGCTGCGACTGGCCGGGGTGCGCACGGTCGTGCTGGAGAAGCTGACCGAGCCGACCGCGGAGTCCCGCGGGCGCGGTCTGCACGTGCGCAGCGTCGAGGTGATGGACCAGCGCGGCATGCTGGAGCGCTTCCGCGCGGTCAGCGAACCGTTCTCGGTCGGCGGCCCCTTCGCCGCCTTCCCCACGCCGTGGCCGGAGCAGGCGGACACCGCCCACCCGTACGGCCTCGCCATGCCGCAGCCGGTCACCGAGCGGGTGCTGGCCGAGCGCGCCGCCGAACTCGGTGCCGAGGTGCGGCGCGGCTGCGAGGTGGCCGGGCTGAGCCAGGACGAGGACGGGGTGACCGTCGAGCTGGCCGACGGCACGCGGCTGCGCTCGCGCTATGTCGTCGGCTGCGACGGCGGCCGCAGCGCGGTGCGCAAGCTGCTCGGCGTCGGCTTCCCCGGTGAGCCCGCCAAGGTCGAGACGCTGCTGGGCATGCTGGAGTTGACCGCCGATCCGGCGACGGTGGCCGCCGTGACGGCCGAGGTCGCCAAGACCGAGACGCGGTTCGGCACCGTGCCCGGCGAGGACGGGGTGTACCGCGTCATCGTGCCCGCCGACGGCGTGGCCGAGGACCGTGCGGCGCCGACCCTGGAGGAGTTCAAGGAGCGGCTGCGGGAGGTCGCGGGCACCGACTTCGGGGCGCACTCGCCGCGCTGGCTGTCCCGGTTCGGCGATGCCACCCGGCAGGCCGAGCGCTACCGGGTCGGCCGGGTGATGCTGGCCGGAGACGCGGCGCACATCCACCCGCCGATCGGCGGGCAGGGGCTCAACCTCGGTGTGCAGGACGCGTTCAACCTCGGCTGGAAGCTGGCCGCCGAGGTCAACGGCTGGGCACCGGAGGGCCTGCTGGACACCTACCATGCCGAGCGGCACCCGGTGGGTGCCCGCGTGGTGTCCAACACCCGCGCGCAGGGCGTGCTGCTGGGCACCGACGCGGGGGCGACGGCGCTGAAGGAGCTGTTCGCGGAGCTGCTGAAGTTCGAGGCCGTGAACCGGTACGTGACCGAGATGATCACCGCGATCGACGTCCGCTACGACTTCGGCGAGGGCCACGAACTGCTCGGCCGCCGCCTGCGGGACGTCCAGCTGAAGCAGGGGCGTCTCTACGAGCTGATGCGTGACGGCCGCGGCCTGCTGCTCGACCGGACCGGAATGCTCTCCGTGGAGGGCTGGGCGGACCGGGTCGACCACGTCGTCGACATCAGCGAGGAACTGGACGTACCCGCCGTGCTGCTGCGGCCCGACGGCCACGTGGCCTGGGTCGGCGAGGACCAGGCGGACCTGCTCGGCGAGCTGCCGAAGTGGTTCGGCGCCGCCACTGGCTGA
- a CDS encoding RNA polymerase sigma-70 factor, translating into MSKVEEFEELRPLLFSIAYRILGSVGEAEDAVQETWLRFDGSATRPTSTKAFLSAAVTRISIDVLRSARVRREEYVGPWFPEPLLTDPYEDPARSVELADSVSMAALLLLERLSPLERAAFVLREVFGFGFDEVAAAVGRSEAACRQLVVRARRHMAAGRPRFEAARQEREELAARFFAALREGDVTGLRELLAADVSMVGDGGGKTPQLARAVVGAGKVARLLAAVFPRLALVEVTCTPHEVNGQPGAIFRDRDGKVLHALALDVLDGQIQAIRAVLNPDKLGHLGPVGDAWATHYEVRRVGRPTA; encoded by the coding sequence GTGAGCAAGGTCGAGGAGTTCGAGGAGCTGCGGCCGCTGCTGTTCTCGATCGCCTACCGGATTCTCGGCAGTGTGGGTGAGGCCGAGGACGCGGTGCAGGAGACATGGCTGCGCTTCGACGGCTCGGCGACCCGGCCCACGTCGACCAAGGCCTTTCTGTCGGCCGCGGTGACACGGATCTCGATCGACGTGCTGCGCTCCGCCCGGGTGCGGCGCGAGGAGTACGTGGGCCCGTGGTTCCCCGAGCCGCTGCTCACCGACCCTTACGAGGATCCGGCGCGGTCGGTGGAGCTGGCCGACTCGGTGTCGATGGCGGCGCTGCTGTTGCTGGAGCGGCTCAGCCCGCTGGAGCGTGCGGCGTTCGTGCTGCGGGAGGTCTTCGGCTTCGGCTTCGACGAGGTCGCCGCGGCGGTGGGGCGGTCGGAGGCGGCGTGCCGGCAGCTGGTGGTACGGGCGCGGCGGCACATGGCGGCCGGGCGGCCGCGCTTCGAGGCGGCCCGTCAGGAGCGGGAGGAGCTGGCGGCGCGGTTCTTCGCCGCCCTCCGCGAAGGGGACGTCACCGGCCTGCGGGAACTGCTCGCCGCCGATGTGTCGATGGTCGGCGACGGCGGCGGCAAGACCCCGCAGCTGGCCAGGGCCGTCGTCGGCGCCGGGAAGGTGGCCCGGCTGCTGGCCGCCGTCTTCCCCCGGCTGGCCCTGGTCGAGGTGACGTGCACACCGCACGAGGTCAACGGCCAGCCGGGCGCGATCTTCCGCGACCGGGACGGCAAGGTGCTCCACGCCTTGGCCCTCGATGTGCTCGACGGGCAGATCCAGGCGATCCGCGCGGTGCTCAACCCCGACAAGCTCGGGCACCTGGGCCCGGTCGGGGACGCCTGGGCGACCCACTACGAGGTACGGCGGGTGGGCCGGCCCACGGCATAG
- a CDS encoding carboxymuconolactone decarboxylase family protein codes for MDARLNFFAAPTAGKALKHFMALGKLLKDSTLPAATQELVALRVSQINSCAVCVDMHTKEAAAAGETPLRLNLVAVWREATVFTEAERAALELAEEGTRVADAAGGVGDEVWARAAEHYDEDQLSTLVMLISLMNTFNRLNVMTRQPAGDYVAGQLR; via the coding sequence ATGGACGCGCGACTGAACTTCTTCGCCGCCCCGACCGCCGGCAAGGCCCTGAAGCACTTCATGGCGCTGGGCAAGCTGCTCAAGGACTCGACGCTGCCGGCCGCCACGCAGGAGCTGGTGGCGCTGCGCGTGAGCCAGATCAACAGCTGCGCCGTGTGCGTCGACATGCACACCAAGGAGGCGGCCGCCGCCGGTGAGACCCCCCTGCGGCTGAACCTGGTGGCGGTGTGGCGGGAGGCCACGGTCTTCACCGAGGCCGAGCGTGCCGCGCTGGAGCTGGCCGAGGAGGGGACCCGGGTCGCGGACGCGGCCGGCGGGGTCGGTGACGAGGTGTGGGCGCGGGCCGCCGAGCACTACGACGAGGATCAGCTCAGCACCCTGGTGATGCTCATCTCCCTGATGAACACGTTCAACCGGCTGAACGTCATGACCCGGCAGCCGGCCGGCGACTACGTCGCCGGGCAGCTGCGCTGA
- a CDS encoding PepSY domain-containing protein, whose protein sequence is MNPQLKRVLTGRRRTLAAVLAATLLLGGAGAATAAALTEDGRGDTPVVSSIRADERHDDDHDDDRAEHLALLKNAKVDVRQATDAALKSVPGTVVSAELDDDHGRAAWEVEIVDGKGTEHDVTVDAADGKVTADTDDDQDD, encoded by the coding sequence ATGAATCCGCAGCTCAAGCGCGTACTGACCGGCCGCCGCCGCACCCTCGCCGCCGTCCTGGCCGCGACGCTCCTGCTCGGCGGCGCGGGTGCCGCGACGGCCGCCGCCCTCACCGAGGACGGCCGCGGCGACACCCCCGTCGTGTCCTCCATCAGGGCGGACGAGCGCCACGACGACGATCACGACGACGACCGTGCCGAGCACCTCGCGCTCCTGAAGAACGCGAAGGTCGACGTCCGGCAGGCCACCGACGCGGCGCTGAAGAGCGTCCCGGGCACCGTCGTCTCCGCCGAGCTGGACGACGACCACGGCCGCGCCGCCTGGGAGGTCGAGATCGTCGACGGCAAGGGCACCGAGCACGACGTCACCGTCGACGCCGCCGACGGCAAGGTCACGGCGGACACGGACGACGACCAGGACGACTGA
- a CDS encoding response regulator transcription factor, translating into MRLLIVEDEKRLATTLARGLTAEGFAVDVVHDGLDGLHRARETAYDLIVLDIMLPGMNGYRVCATLRAAGDDTPILMLTAKDGEYDEAEGLDTGADDYLTKPFSYVVLVARIRALLRRRTRAGTPVLRLGDLTVDPDAKQARRGDTEVPLTAREFAVLEQLALRAGQVVSKAEILEHVWDFAYDGDPNIVEVYIRTLRRKLDIPFGRRSITTVRGAGYRLATDGGSCV; encoded by the coding sequence ATGCGACTGCTGATCGTGGAGGACGAGAAACGGCTGGCCACCACCCTCGCCCGGGGCCTGACCGCCGAGGGCTTCGCCGTCGACGTCGTCCACGACGGCCTGGACGGCCTGCACCGGGCCCGCGAGACCGCCTACGATCTGATCGTCCTCGACATCATGCTGCCCGGCATGAACGGCTACCGCGTCTGCGCCACCCTGCGGGCGGCCGGCGACGACACCCCGATCCTGATGCTGACGGCCAAGGACGGCGAGTACGACGAGGCCGAGGGCCTTGACACCGGCGCCGACGACTACCTCACCAAGCCGTTCTCCTACGTCGTGCTCGTCGCCCGGATCCGCGCCCTGCTGCGCCGCCGCACCCGCGCCGGCACCCCGGTGCTGCGGCTGGGGGACCTGACGGTGGACCCGGACGCGAAGCAGGCGCGGCGCGGCGACACGGAGGTGCCGCTCACCGCGCGGGAGTTCGCCGTCCTCGAACAGCTCGCCCTGCGCGCCGGACAGGTCGTCTCCAAGGCCGAGATCCTCGAACACGTCTGGGACTTCGCCTACGACGGTGACCCGAACATCGTCGAGGTCTACATCCGCACCCTGCGCCGCAAGCTCGACATCCCCTTCGGACGCCGCTCGATCACCACGGTCCGCGGCGCCGGCTACCGGCTCGCCACCGACGGTGGCTCCTGTGTCTAG
- a CDS encoding sensor histidine kinase: MSRPFASVRARATLGATVVVALALVAAGITVVGVLRGDLTDRVSLQSEVRARTVAGSQAALNGRFGEAPLPEDDDQLVQIVGGAGRVLAASEPLRGRGPLTTYDPAPAATRNHPERDDDEGDERDDHDGPPRRGQVATDTGHKTLAVTVDDEKAEYRFASVHATTYDGRTYTVYAATPLDDEEETITSVTRAMLIGLPLLLLVIAAVTWLVTRRALRPVEAIRSRMAEITSSHDLSRRVPEPASRDEVARLAATTNQTLAALETSVERQRRFVADASHELRNPIASLRTQLEVAHAHPGLLETDGLLEEVIRLQTLAADLLLLARLDAGDGADAGTVDLARLVRAELVQRAATDRITPGVRITGESHTVPGNASRLTRVLGNLLDNAQRHAASRVSVTLSGQGDRVVLSVGDDGEGVPAAERERVFERFVRLDDARSRDEGGAGLGLAIARDVVRRHGGRISVGRAPEGGALFEVELPCLRTPGEQSRTPGPGQA; encoded by the coding sequence GTGTCTAGGCCGTTCGCCTCCGTGCGCGCCCGCGCCACCCTCGGCGCCACGGTCGTGGTCGCCCTGGCCCTCGTGGCGGCCGGGATCACCGTCGTCGGCGTGCTGCGCGGAGACCTGACGGACCGGGTGTCCTTGCAGTCCGAGGTCCGCGCCCGCACGGTCGCCGGCTCCCAGGCGGCCCTCAACGGCCGCTTCGGCGAAGCCCCCTTGCCCGAGGACGACGACCAGCTCGTCCAGATCGTCGGCGGCGCCGGCCGCGTCCTCGCCGCGAGCGAGCCGCTGCGCGGACGCGGGCCCCTCACCACGTACGACCCCGCCCCCGCGGCCACGCGGAATCATCCGGAGCGCGACGACGACGAGGGCGACGAGCGGGACGACCACGACGGGCCACCACGCCGCGGTCAGGTCGCCACCGACACCGGCCACAAGACCCTCGCCGTCACCGTCGACGACGAGAAGGCGGAGTACCGCTTCGCCTCCGTCCACGCCACCACGTACGACGGCCGCACCTACACCGTCTACGCCGCCACCCCCCTGGACGACGAAGAGGAGACGATCACCTCCGTCACCCGGGCCATGCTCATCGGCCTGCCCCTGCTCCTCCTCGTCATCGCCGCCGTCACCTGGCTCGTCACCCGCCGCGCGCTGCGCCCCGTCGAGGCCATCCGGTCGCGCATGGCCGAGATCACCTCCAGCCACGACCTGAGCCGCCGCGTGCCCGAACCGGCCTCGCGGGACGAGGTGGCACGCCTGGCCGCGACCACCAACCAGACCCTGGCCGCCCTGGAGACCTCCGTCGAACGACAGCGCCGCTTCGTCGCCGACGCCTCCCACGAACTGCGCAACCCCATCGCCAGCCTCCGCACCCAGCTGGAGGTCGCCCACGCCCACCCCGGGCTCCTGGAGACCGACGGGCTCCTCGAAGAGGTGATCCGCCTCCAGACACTCGCCGCCGACCTGCTGCTGCTCGCCCGGCTCGACGCCGGCGACGGCGCCGACGCGGGCACCGTGGACCTCGCCCGGCTGGTACGCGCGGAACTGGTCCAGCGGGCGGCGACCGACCGGATCACGCCCGGCGTGCGGATCACCGGCGAGAGCCATACGGTGCCCGGCAACGCCTCCCGGCTCACCCGCGTGCTCGGCAACCTGCTCGACAACGCCCAACGGCATGCCGCCTCGCGGGTGTCCGTGACCCTGAGCGGACAGGGCGACCGGGTCGTGCTGTCCGTCGGCGACGACGGCGAGGGCGTGCCCGCCGCCGAGCGGGAGCGCGTCTTCGAACGGTTCGTCCGGCTCGACGACGCGCGCAGCCGTGACGAGGGAGGCGCGGGCCTGGGCCTGGCCATCGCCCGCGACGTCGTACGCCGGCACGGCGGCCGGATCTCGGTGGGCCGGGCCCCGGAGGGCGGAGCCCTCTTCGAGGTCGAGCTGCCGTGCCTGCGCACCCCCGGCGAACAGTCGCGGACGCCCGGTCCCGGCCAGGCCTGA
- a CDS encoding aldo/keto reductase produces the protein MNDVPTRRLGDLTVSAQGLGCMGMSHVYGAADDAQSIATVHRALDLGVTLLDTADFYGAGHNEELIGKAVAGRRDQVVLATKFGFANRLGEPTLIRGDAAYVRQACEASLRRLGVDHIDLYYQHRVDPDVPIEETVGAMAELVREGKVRHLGLSEAGVGTIRRAHAVHPIAALQSEWSLWTRDLEAETAPVCRELGIGLVPFSPLGRGFLTGRYHSVEGMAATDLRRTQPRFADGNLERNLAVVAKLDELAAAKGVTTGQLALAWVQHRGDDVVPIPGTRRQRYLEENLAALDVELTPGDLAAIEAAAPPERIAGNRYDATGLNLVGN, from the coding sequence ATGAACGACGTCCCCACCCGCCGCCTGGGTGACCTGACCGTCTCCGCGCAGGGCCTGGGGTGCATGGGCATGAGCCACGTCTACGGCGCCGCGGACGACGCGCAGTCGATCGCGACAGTGCACCGCGCCCTCGACCTCGGGGTGACCTTGCTGGACACCGCCGACTTCTACGGTGCCGGGCACAACGAGGAGCTGATCGGAAAGGCCGTCGCCGGGCGCCGCGACCAGGTGGTGCTGGCCACGAAGTTCGGCTTCGCCAACCGCCTGGGCGAGCCCACCCTCATCCGCGGCGACGCCGCCTACGTACGCCAGGCCTGCGAGGCGTCGCTGCGCCGGCTCGGCGTCGACCACATCGACCTCTACTACCAGCACCGCGTCGACCCCGACGTGCCGATCGAGGAGACCGTCGGCGCCATGGCCGAGCTGGTGCGGGAGGGCAAGGTCCGCCACCTCGGGCTGTCCGAGGCGGGCGTGGGCACCATCCGGCGCGCGCACGCGGTGCACCCGATCGCCGCGCTCCAGAGCGAGTGGTCGCTGTGGACCCGCGACCTGGAGGCGGAGACCGCCCCGGTCTGCCGCGAACTCGGCATCGGCCTGGTCCCCTTCTCCCCGCTCGGACGCGGCTTCCTCACCGGCCGTTACCACTCGGTCGAGGGGATGGCGGCGACCGACCTGCGGCGCACCCAGCCGCGCTTCGCCGACGGCAACCTCGAACGGAACCTGGCCGTCGTGGCGAAGCTCGACGAGCTGGCCGCGGCGAAGGGCGTCACCACCGGCCAGCTCGCCCTGGCCTGGGTCCAGCACCGGGGCGACGACGTGGTGCCGATCCCCGGCACCCGCCGGCAGCGCTACCTGGAGGAGAACCTCGCCGCCCTGGACGTGGAGCTGACCCCCGGGGACCTCGCCGCCATCGAGGCCGCCGCGCCGCCCGAGCGGATCGCCGGCAACCGCTACGACGCGACCGGCCTCAACCTCGTCGGCAATTGA
- a CDS encoding aminotransferase class V-fold PLP-dependent enzyme has translation MVLPRRHVLASLGAVAAIPAAARGASEESPPLAVPAGARPEEVARDEGFWRAVARQYRVSREFVNLENGYYGIMPEVVRRANARNVERLNSLNSYLLRTTYKAEAEEIRRRTAAVAGVPTEEIALTRCGTEALQNLIGGYNRLRPGDDVMYADLDYYSMQYAMNWLKDRRGAGIVRIAVPEPATRQAVLETYAEALRAHPRVRLLLLSHMNNRTGLVTPVREIVAAARERDVDVIVDAAHSWGQLDFALPDLGADFVGLSLHKWMGAPLGTGFLHIRRSRLADIDPVFADETYPVTDIRSRVHSGTMDVAPVLSVPTALDFHRALGGGPVKQARLRYLRDRWVRAARDLPGLEVLTPDEPAMYGGITSFRVTGRTSEADNTAIARYLFDEYKIFTVRRGGPVKGDCVRVTPALFTGRDDIDRFSAALRDVSRRFRP, from the coding sequence ATGGTTCTGCCCAGACGTCATGTGCTCGCCTCGCTCGGCGCCGTCGCCGCGATCCCCGCGGCGGCCCGGGGCGCGTCGGAGGAATCGCCCCCGCTGGCCGTCCCCGCCGGTGCCCGGCCCGAGGAGGTCGCCCGGGACGAGGGGTTCTGGCGTGCGGTCGCCCGGCAGTACCGGGTGAGCCGGGAATTCGTCAACCTGGAGAACGGCTACTACGGGATCATGCCGGAGGTCGTGCGCCGCGCCAACGCCCGTAACGTCGAGCGTCTCAACTCGCTCAACTCCTACCTCCTGCGGACCACTTACAAGGCGGAGGCCGAGGAGATCAGGAGACGTACGGCCGCCGTCGCCGGTGTGCCCACGGAGGAGATCGCCCTCACCCGCTGCGGCACCGAAGCGCTCCAGAACCTCATCGGCGGCTACAACCGGCTGCGGCCCGGCGACGACGTCATGTACGCCGACCTCGACTACTACAGCATGCAGTACGCCATGAACTGGCTGAAGGACCGCCGTGGCGCGGGGATCGTGCGCATCGCCGTCCCCGAACCCGCCACCCGCCAGGCCGTGCTGGAGACCTACGCCGAGGCGCTGCGCGCGCACCCGCGCGTCAGACTGCTGCTGCTCAGCCACATGAACAACCGCACCGGCCTGGTCACCCCCGTGCGCGAGATCGTCGCCGCCGCCCGGGAGCGGGACGTCGATGTGATCGTCGACGCGGCGCACTCCTGGGGGCAGCTGGACTTCGCCCTCCCCGATCTCGGCGCGGACTTCGTCGGCCTGTCCCTGCACAAGTGGATGGGCGCGCCGCTCGGCACGGGCTTCCTCCACATCCGCCGGAGCCGCCTCGCCGACATCGACCCCGTCTTCGCCGACGAGACCTACCCGGTCACCGACATCCGCTCACGCGTCCACTCCGGGACGATGGACGTCGCGCCCGTGCTCTCCGTGCCCACGGCGCTGGACTTCCACCGGGCCCTGGGCGGCGGCCCCGTCAAACAGGCCAGGCTGCGCTATCTGCGCGACCGCTGGGTCCGCGCGGCCCGGGACCTGCCCGGCCTGGAGGTGCTCACCCCCGACGAACCCGCGATGTACGGCGGGATCACGTCGTTCCGGGTCACCGGACGGACCTCCGAGGCGGACAACACCGCGATCGCGCGGTACCTGTTCGACGAGTACAAGATCTTCACCGTCCGTCGCGGCGGGCCGGTGAAGGGCGACTGTGTCAGGGTGACGCCCGCGCTCTTCACGGGCCGGGACGACATCGACCGGTTCAGTGCGGCGCTGCGGGACGTGTCCCGGCGGTTCCGCCCCTGA
- a CDS encoding alpha/beta fold hydrolase, whose protein sequence is MQRQHSQGIPGTARTRDGRELFFMEHPGPADGGGRATVVFEGGLASPRSYWALVQRAVAGSARAVVYDRSGLGRSAPDPSGRRHLARLADDLGDLLDHLGPGPFVLVGHSWGGPVVRLAAAARPERIAGLVLVDPTDETCDLLFEPSIRRLERVRYRAALLLARLGVFGLLFRKVTAALPPDAAADMRAEAFTVAAVRTMGAEQARVEADLRALLGRPPGLGDLPVTVISATRPTPGMSAQARKAVNESHAYRARQSPRGRHVLARQADHMVPTSEPGVVVTETERLLGAPADRSPEH, encoded by the coding sequence ATGCAGCGACAGCACAGTCAAGGCATACCGGGCACCGCGCGGACCCGCGACGGCCGCGAGCTGTTCTTCATGGAACACCCGGGGCCGGCGGACGGCGGTGGAAGGGCCACCGTGGTGTTCGAGGGAGGCCTGGCGTCGCCCCGCTCGTACTGGGCGCTCGTCCAGCGGGCCGTGGCCGGATCGGCCCGGGCGGTGGTCTACGACCGCAGTGGCCTGGGCCGCAGCGCCCCGGATCCGTCCGGCCGGCGCCACCTCGCCAGGCTCGCCGACGACCTGGGCGACCTGCTCGACCACCTCGGGCCGGGACCGTTCGTCCTGGTGGGGCACAGCTGGGGCGGCCCGGTCGTGCGCCTCGCCGCGGCGGCCCGGCCCGAACGGATCGCGGGTCTCGTGCTGGTCGACCCCACCGACGAGACCTGCGACCTGCTCTTCGAGCCTTCCATCCGCAGGCTGGAGAGGGTCCGCTACCGGGCGGCCCTGCTGCTGGCCCGCCTCGGGGTGTTCGGCCTCCTCTTCCGCAAGGTGACCGCCGCCCTGCCGCCCGACGCCGCCGCCGACATGCGCGCGGAGGCCTTCACCGTCGCGGCGGTGCGCACCATGGGGGCCGAACAGGCCCGCGTCGAGGCCGACCTGCGCGCCCTGCTCGGCCGGCCGCCGGGACTCGGCGACCTCCCCGTCACCGTCATCTCCGCGACCCGCCCCACCCCCGGCATGAGCGCACAGGCCCGGAAGGCCGTGAACGAGTCCCACGCCTACCGGGCGCGGCAGTCGCCGCGCGGACGGCACGTGCTGGCCCGGCAGGCCGACCACATGGTCCCCACGTCCGAGCCCGGCGTCGTCGTCACCGAGACGGAACGCCTGCTCGGCGCCCCGGCCGACCGCTCCCCGGAGCACTGA